TTAATGAAGATAAGCGTGGTCTTAAATATTAAACCTAGATTAGCAGAAATCGGTTATGTGATGATGGAAAAGGTTCAGGGAAATCAGGTAAAATGGTTGATGGAGAAGGTGTTTTACATTCTAGACAGGggactaaaaacattttttcgacAGAGATAATGATATGGTCCCATAGATCCTTCACTGTCGTATGACCCTAGTTCATAGCTGAAAGAAGCAGCACATACATAAAGTCCAAGAAACATTCATTCCTTAGAGGAGCTCTGTCAGAGTTCACACATCCAAAACATGGTTGAGATAGGAGATGTAGCAGATGGCCAATCTAAGGATCTCAATTTTGGAGAGTTTCTTGTCTGGGGGTAGAGTTGGGAGAAGCTTGCGCAGTTCTGCAAATGCCAAATTGAAAGCTTCCACTCTTATACGCTCCCTTGTTGCATGCGCCGTACGGTATTTAGCTGTTGCCCTCCTCCGCCGACGTCGTTCTTCTCGGGTTAAGTGCTGAAGCTCCCTTTTTACCACATCGCTAGCTTCACAGATCCGTGTTTCTCCACACAAGCTGATCCCACTGCCATCATTTAGGCCACCTCCTCCACCACAATCACTAAAGACTGATTCAGTTTCTGAGTGGACAGGGATCTCGGTCTGCTCCGAATTTAACATAATTtcgctgatgatgtcacttttCAGGATTTTGTTCTAGCTAACGCAAAAGTTCTAGATCAGTCAGTAAAGTGCTTACAAATCAGTTGTCATCGAACCAATGCTGAGATGGTTTCAAAACACCGGTCTTCATGAACGTGCTTAGAGCTTAGAAGAAAAGATATTTTTTCttgtagaaaaatgtttttggatgaGATGTTTAATTTCCAAGTTAATTTCTGGACATTCACCACCTGAAAGACAGAAGAACATCAAATACTATGAAAACTTGTCTTTGTGAAGGTAAACATTGTCTAAACACAGCAGTGCAGCTCAACGACTTGTTTTAGAGGTTTCTTTAAATTTGCTACTGATCTGATAACCATAACATAGGACACATTTAAGGCTTCCCTCACATCTGACATCTTAAATCGGTGCCAAAAATTTGTGTCTTGCCAAAATGAATGCTGACGGTAGCTCTAATGATTGCAGTAAATTAGTCGCTTCACACTTCAGCTGAGATAATTGTGACACTGAAAACAAATTGCACAGTTAATGGGTAATAATTTATAGACAATTCAAACACACCTTGGTAAACAGATGCCTTAAAAGCtactgtttggttgctggggaTAACAACCCTGGGAACCGAAAGATTTAAAACAATCACTCAAGGGTGAAAATAAAATTCTTCATAAAACTCGCCAAAAACCACTGCAGGGGAATTGGGTATGAGTatattattttgcagaatgtAGCCTTCAAACAGAACAATATTATTGCTACAGTACTTGCATAGTGCATTCTGTCAGGGTTGTACAGATCATTTTTGATACacgttgtaagcagcagtccttccTTGCTTTATGGtcaagattctagctatctgtataacagagcattctatcccagtggctgcacagatcctatctgatccccattgtaagcagcagtcctgtcctgctttatggcagctgagattctagctttcTCTATAACAGCATTCTgtctcagtggctgcacagatcctatctgatccccattgtaagcagcagtcctgtcctgctttatggcagctgagattctagctatctgtataacagagcattctatcccagtggctgcacagatcctatctgatccccattgtaagcagcagtcctgtcctgctttatggcagctgagattctagctttcTCTATAACAGCATTCTgtctcagtggctgcacagatcctatctgatccccattgtaagcagcagtcctgtcctgctttatggcagctgagattctagctatctgtataacagagcattctgtcccagtggctgcacagatcctaactGATCTGAGTATTTTTTAACCCAGGGAACTTAAATTAAATCCCTGTGCTGTTTAGGTTGGGCCACACTTATCCCTCTGAATTCAGGAGAAAATTCAGTGGTGTTTGAACTGAATTTGATTCTCATGAGAAGAAAGTTTAGAAGCAGTACATTAACTGTGGCTgttggaaatatatttatttagcataGCACTATATAATGATTTCTTTGCTGATTcagcataaaaacaaaattaaaaaaaactttaagcaGAAATAGCCAATTTCTCACGGTTTGATGAATTCCTTAAGGTACGCCCCACCCCTCTTCTCAGTGTTTATGAAACATTAGTGGCATAGATGATGGCAAAAGTAGGGTAAAATAAACAGTTTCagtttcaggggggggggggcaaaaaaacGAGAGAAATGCGAGATGACGGGAGAGAAAAATGAGATGGCATGGAGATATGAGGGAGCTATTAGGGGCTGTTTTGGGAGGAAAGTCTCGCTGTGCCTCAGACTAAGTGAAACTGACAAGTGGTATAAATGAGGGACACGAAATGAAGCGCAGGAAGGCAGTGACCATCGCCGGGGGAAAACGGCACATTTCATAAATATAGATGTAAATGAAAAAGCATTTTTGTCTTGGGATCTCCTGAGACAGGACAGGTGGTGAATGGATGGGAAGGAGGGAGGCTGGAGGAGGGGATATTAAATTAGCCCGTATGTCACTGATTCTGCCACTGGAGACATATGGAGCCCGGCCCAGCTGCTTTGTGCAAAGTCTCTGCAAAGGTCTGCGCTGCGCCCCCCGTGGGACCCGCATGGTTCCACCCCCTGCCCTGGGCATCTTCTTCCTATGTTCTGTGCTGCCTAAATATATCAACAATCACAAGGGGGCTGCCAGTAATGTGCTTTCCCATAAGGATTCAGCTCTGCCTCTACAATTTATCTAGAggatatttatctatttatcactGGCTATTGAGATTATAGGGGTGCCCTGCTTAGAAAATGTGAGGCCACCAGtccctagatatgaggaacccctcacataatctacttgttacaggcccctcccacttacccatcattctatgtgtgtgtgtcacatggtatcagtgaatcagtgagggaaaaactcacctagatatgaggaacccctcacataatctacttgttacaggcccctcccacttacccatcattctatgtgtgtgtgtcacatggtatcagtgaatcagtgagggaaaaacacacctagatatgaggaacccctcacataaactacttgttacaggcccctcccacttacccatcattctatgtgtgtgtgtcacatggtatcagtgaatcagtgagggaaaaacacccctagatatgaggaacccctcacataaactacttgttacaggcccctcccacttacccatcattctatgtgtgtgtcacatggtatcagtgaatcagtgagggaaaaactcacctagatatgaggaacccctcacataaactacttgttacaggcccctcccacttacccatcattctatgtgtgtgtcacatggtatcagtgaatcagtgagggaaaaacacacctagatatgaggaacccctcacataaactacttgttacaggcccctcccacttacccatcattctatgtgtgtgtgtcacatggtatcagtgagggaaaaacacacctagatatgaggaacccctcacataaactacttgttacaggcccctcccacttacccatcattctatgtgtgtgtgacaTGGTATCAGAGAATCAGTGAGGGAAAAActcacctagatatgaggaacccctcacataaactacttgttacaggcccctcccacttacccatcattctatgtgtgtgtgtcacatggtatcagtgagggaaaaacacacctagatatgaggaacccctcacataaactacttgttacaggcccctcccacttacccatcattctatgtgtgtgtgtcacatggtatcagtgagggaaaaacacacctagatatgaggaacccctcacataaactacttgttacaggcccctcccacttacccatcattctatgtgtgtgtgacaTGGTATCAGAGAATCAGTGAGGGAAAAActcacctagatatgaggaacccctcacataaactacttgttacaggcccctcccacttacccatcattctatgtgtgtgtcacatggtatcagtgaatcagtgaggtaaaaacacacctagatatgaggaacccctcacataaactacttgttacagagCCAAAGATTAGGATCTGCTTTTTGGACACCATTGCATCACTACTATTATTGGACCGGAAGAATTATAGCTAAATTAGTGCATTACAATTGAATGAATCAACCTGTAGCCAGAACTGCTGAAAATGTGTTCACAAAACCAGAACTGCCTGCTGCCAATCAAACTTGTtgccaaaaaaacacattgggTGTTATGGATAGTTGTGCCCTTGTAATCCTGGACTGATCTGGCTACACGAGGAGGGGCGAGGACCAACCTATAGCCACGCAAAACATTAGAACCAAACAGGGTTAGACCATTCTCATCAGataaagaaatacaggtatgggacctgttatccagaatgctcgggacctggggttttccagataacggatctttccatatttggatcttcataccttaaatctgctagaaaatcatgtaaacatgaaataaacccaataggctggttttgtttccaataaggattcattatattttagctggaatcaagtacaagttactgttttattattacagagaaaaaggaaataatgtttaaaaatctggattggataaattggagtctatgggagaaagcttttccgtaattcagagtttactggataacggtttccaaataacggatcccatccctgtactagGCCTGTGTTGCTTTGTGTCTGCAGGATTCCGATAAACCGCCTTCAAACACTCAAAGTCTTGTTTTTTACAATTacagtttttctatttttctcagatttgaatatgcaatttagggtttGGAATTCATCTTTGTGTAATATTtagtatttgggaaaaaaaatatgcatttggtGAAAGTATAATATCCAAAAAAATGTGGGTGTTTGTGTGTCGAGCTTAATGGGCAGAATATGTATATTCCATGTGAGTGTCCAGGTATGAGCTGTAGGCACATAGTCTTATAATGATCCAAGAAACGTCTGTAAAGGTTGATCTGTTGGCTGTTGGGGATCTACTTTGTGCTTCCAGCACACCTGGTGAagtatacagggcagccatcagggggggacaggggggagagttgtagggggccctgagggtaaggggggcccggccacaccacacttacttgattagccgggccccccatctttctgagagctgctgactttgggaaggcatggacgtttaaggggccctggccaccatttttctcataatgtgggggggggggccctagccaccaattttggccaccaattttcttttctcatgtggcgtcctagccaccaatattttttaatggggggtgggctggccacaaatgtttttttatggggggccctgaccaccaatatctttttattaacatgtgggaaccctagccaccaatttttttttgtttttttttactgtgaggaggggggcggacctgtggggtggggagggcggacctgtaggtggggcttgcggtgggtgcagcctagggggcccaggaaattttgtcgtatggggccctgcgatttctgatggaaGTCCCGGAAGTATACACCCACCAGAGATGGATTTTAGGCACACATTCCCGCATCAGATAAACAGAGGATTATGGCAGCAACCTGGACCTCCCCTCGGTTGCtctgcaaaaatacatttgtctTTCTCTTTTCATCTTTTGTCTGGAACAGATTGGATTACGAGCAACAAGGCTTTATTCACAGAACCTCATTCTAAAGTTAGGGCCAGATTGGGCtcacttgttggttcagaattaaattttatattgtatattttatatacaccatctctccctactatacctgctatcccacagtcacactcccttcccagagactattatccactgttactataggcaccatctctccctactatacctgctatcccacagtcacactcccttcccagagactattatccactgttactataggcaccatctctccctactatacctgctatcctacagtcacactcccttcccagagactattatccactgttactataggcaccatctctccctactatacctgttatcccacagtcacactcccttcccagagactattatccactgttactataggcaccatctctccttactatacctgctatcccacagtcacactcccttcccagagactattatccactgttactataggcaccatctctccctactatacctgctatcccacagtcacactcccttcccagagactattatcccactgttactatagacaccatctctccctactatacctgctatcccacagtcacactcccttcccagagactattatcccactgttactatagacaccatctctccctactatacctgctatcccacagtcacactcccttcccagagactattatcccactgttactataggcaccatctctccctactatacctgttatcccacagtcacactcccttcccagagactattatccccactgttactataggcaccatctctccctactatacctgttatcccacagtcacactcccttcccagagactattatccccactgttactataggcaccatctctccctactatacctgttatcccacagtcacactcccttcccagagactattatccactgttactataggcaccatctctccttactatacctgctatcccacagtcacactcccttcccagagactattatccactgttactataggcaccatctctccctactatacctgttatcccacagtcacactcccttcccagagactattatccactgttactataggcaccatctctccctactatacctgctctttTGTAGCAGCTTGGTGCTAATAAGAagtcttttcattttatccactcCTTACAAATACTCATCACATAAGAATACTGAAACCCATATGTCATACCCTATTCCACAGTGAGACACCAGCAAGGAAATAAGGTAAATGGATGATAAATGGACCAACATTTTGTCATGAGACAAAAGTAGATTAAAATAGCCTCTACTTTGTAGCAGGGCCTGGAAAACTCATCTGATTACAGGCACTTGGTGCTGCAGATTGGGCCATTTCACTTCTAAGCactaatgtaatattttatattggaTTCTAGGGACAAGGAAAAGATTAGGAAACAAGatatatgtaaaaatgttatttcattcCTAAACAGAATCATACATCAAAGCCAATGAGCAGAGGGTGAAAAATATTTCAGTTTAGATGTAgcctagtttttaaaaatagcttttcAGAGGTGTAATAATATGTGCTGTGTCCTCTCATCTGGCATTTCTTTCACTGGTGGAACCAACTGACACAGGTTGTCTCTCCTTGCTAAATATCACTGTCATCTAGACAGTATAGGAGCCATGTTATAACATGAGCAAATATTGTACCCTATCCCATAAATATAGCATCAAATCAAATATctgcttttttattctgattgCACTTTTCTGAAAGATGCAAAATGCTCATTATTGGCTATGGATATCAACTCTAGGACACATATTTTACCCATGGTATATCAATATAATACAACATATCTCTAAAACTATTAtattcaataaaacttttttgaaagGGATTCAAAGATCCCatactgtgggataacaggtatagtagggagagatggtgcctatagtaacagtgggataatagtctctgggaagggagtgtgactgtgggatagcaggtatagtagggagagatggtgcctatagtaacagtggataatagtctctgggaagggagtgtgactgtgggatagcaagtatagtagggagagatggtgtctatagtaacagtggataatagtctctgggaagggagtgtgactgtgggatagcaggtatagtagggagagatggtgcctatagtaacagtggataatagtctctgggaagggagtgtgactgtgggatagcaggtatagtagggagagatggtgtctatagtaacagtggataatagtctctgggaagggagtgtgactgtgggatagcaggtatagtagggagagatggtgcctatagtaacagtgggataatactctctgggaagggagtgtgactgtgggatagcaggtatagtagggagagatggtgtctatagtaacagtggggataatagtctctgggaagggagtgtgactgtgggatagcaggtataatagggagagatggtacctatagtaacagtggataatagtctctgggaagggagtgtgactgtgggatagcaggtatagtagggagagatggtgcctatagtaacagtggataatagtctctgggaagggagtgtgactgtgggatagcaggtatagtagggagagatggtgcctatagtaacagtaggataatagtctctgggaagggagtgtgactgtgggatagcaggtatagtagggcgagatggtgcctatagtaacagtggataatagtctctgggaagggagtgtgactgtgggatagcaggtatagtagggagagatggtgcctatagtaacagtaggataatagtctctgggaagggagtgtgactgtgggatagcaggtatagtagggcgagatggtgcctatagtaacagtgagataatagtctctgggaagggagtgtgactgtgggatagcaggtatagtagggagagatggtgtctatagtaacagtggataatagtctctgggaagggagtgtgactgtgggatagcaggtatagtagggagagatggtgtctatagtaacagtggataatagtctctgggaagggagtgtgactgtgggatagcaggtatagtagggagagatggtgtctatagtaacagtggataatagtctctgggaagggagtgtgactgtgagatagcaggtatagtagggagagatggtgcctatagtaacagtgggataatagtctctgggaagggagtgtgactgtgggatagcaggtatagtagggagagatggtgcctacattAAGGCACAGTGatgacaataacattttaaacaatgttctAGCCAAAGCTAATGGACCAGAAATTCTAAAGTATGACTGGGGATATTTCGCTCTGGGTATCATTAGAGAAATTACAACTCTTTTGCCTCCCCAAATGCCAATTGACTCCTATAAGAGTATTCAAACCAtttgagacttttttttcctAGAGTTACTATGTGCAATCCTCAAAGATGTATAAGTATCATAAAGTTAAACATCCCGTTCCAAGTTATATGGAGTGTGGAAATAAATGTACAACAAGAGCTCCGGCTTTTTCCTGCATAATTGCTGGTCATAAGTTGTTACACGGCCCACTGGAGCCTCGTTAGAGATGTTTATTGCTTAATGAAAAGTGCGCCTCTGAAAATCTACACGGTTACAGCTGGGGGAAAACATTTGgtttgattcaaattaaaaaagttcCCTCACAGTTACAAAAACCATTCTTAGTAAACATGTTCTTGAGAGGCTTTTAGAATTTAAAGTTCAACAACCCCGATAACTCTCTGTTGTCCAACAATGGATCGCAACTCttatcaaggttacagatatgtagAAAGAGTATTGTAACAGTTccctctgctatagttccaggggtacccaggacacaaataagctctcaccccaaatctccccctaactggccttaaatctgggccccttagctcataacaaggttacagatatatagaaacattggggaaacagtcaccctgctatagttccaggggtacccagggtacaaataatcactcaccccaaatctccccctaactggccttcagactgggcccccttagctcataacaaggttacagatatatagaaacattggggtaacagtcaccctgctatagttccaggggtacccagggtacaaataagcactcaccccaaatctccccctaactgaccttcaggctgggcccccttagctcataacaaggttacagatatatagaaacattggggaaacagtcaccctgctatagttccaggggtacccaggacacaaataagcactcaccccaaatctccttcTAACTATTCTTCAagctgggcccctttagctcataacaaggttacagatatatagaaaaattgggtaacagtcaccctgctatagttccaggggtacccagggtacaaataaacactcaccccaaatctcccccttactggccttcagactgggcccccttagctcataacaaggttacagatatatagaaacattggggtaacagtcaccctgctatagttccaggggtacccaaggtacaaataaacactcaccccaaatctccccctaatttaGACCTTACCTTTGCTTTACAATCATATTTTTCGCGATTGAATATTTTTTCCAACCaatgaaacatatataaaaaattattattttccttttttaaatacatcAATCTTTTGTCAGAACAATTaattttataatgttataatgtaatataatgtaatgtttttctatttttgccaaTTCAAGTCCACTCTTCAATTTGAGAATTTATACATACTTAATCAAATTTAGCAGCAATTTTCTAAATATCACGAGCACAAATAGTAAGCAACAATACAACAGAATATTAACGGCTTTATATTGATCTCTTGGGGCTAAATGATTTTATTGTTAATTGGTAATGAACTTGGAAAAAGAACCAACAATGACACCTTGTTTGATAAAACTATTTCCCCTACAAAATATCTATATTTACTATTTTATCTTTTCTTCTGGGGTTTTTACAAATGTAATAATTATTAATGATTTATTAAGAGGACTGGAAAGCAATCAACTTTTTGCCGAATGTTTTGATTTAAgatgttcaaatattttattttaaatgtttttgttatatttttcacatttttgtcaGTATTCAGACAATTCTTTTAGTACATTTATCAAATTCTTCCTTCTCCCATC
The sequence above is a segment of the Xenopus laevis strain J_2021 chromosome 8L, Xenopus_laevis_v10.1, whole genome shotgun sequence genome. Coding sequences within it:
- the nhlh1.L gene encoding nescient helix-loop-helix 1 L homeolog (The RefSeq protein has 1 substitution compared to this genomic sequence), whose amino-acid sequence is MLNSEQTEIPVHSETESVFSDCGGGGGLNDGSGISLCGETRICEASDVVKRELQHLTREERRRRRRATAKYRTAHATRERIRVEAFNLAFAELHKLLPTLPPDKKLSKIEILRLAICYISYLNHVLDV